A single window of Nomascus leucogenys isolate Asia chromosome 18, Asia_NLE_v1, whole genome shotgun sequence DNA harbors:
- the DECR2 gene encoding peroxisomal 2,4-dienoyl-CoA reductase isoform X6, with the protein MDVRAPPDVMAAVDQALKEFGRIDILINCAAGNFLCPAGALSFNAFKTVMDIDTSGTFNVSRVLYEKFFRDHGGVIVNITATLGNRGQALQVHAGSAKAAVDAMTRHLAVEWGPQNIRVNSLAPGPISGTEGLRRLGKALREPRPPTDPALGHRVPMEASRTLAGGGPQASLSTKVTASPLQRLGNKTEIAHSVLYLASPLASYVTGAVLVADGGAWLTFPNDVKGLADFASFSAKL; encoded by the exons ATGGACGTCCGAGCGCCCCCAGATGTCATGGCCGCCGTGGACCAGGCTCTGAAGGAGTTTGGCAGAATCGACATTCTCATTAACT gtgcGGCTGGGAACTTCCTGTGCCCCGCTGGCGCCTTGTCCTTCAACGCCTTCAAGACCGTGATGGACATCGACACCAGTGGCACCTTCAACGTGTCTCGTGTGCTCTATGAGAAGTTCTTCCGG GACCATGGAGGGGTGATCGTGAACATCACTGCCACCCTGGGGAACCGGGGGCAGGCGCTCCAGGTGCATGCCGGCTCCGCCAAGGCCGCTGTGG ACGCGATGACGCGGCACTTGGCTGTGGAGTGGGGTCCCCAAAATATCCGCGTCAACAGCCTCGCCCCTGGCCCCATCAGTGGCACGGAGGGGCTCCGGAGACTGGGTAAGGCTCTCAGGGAGCCCAGGCCTCCCACAGATCCTGCCCTGGGGCACAGGGTGCCCATGGAAGCTTCCAGAACTTTGGCAGGGG GTGGCCCTCAGGCCAGCCTGAGCACCAAGGTCACTGCCAGCCCGCTGCAGAGGCTGGGGAACAAGACTGAGATCGCACACAGCGTGCTCTACCTGGCTAGCCCTCTGGCTTCCTACGTGACGGGGGCCGTGCTGGTGGCCGATGGCGGGGCATGGTTGACGTTCCCAAACGATGTCAAAGGGCTGGCAGATTTCGCATCCTTCTCTGCTAAGCTCTAG